The genomic DNA GCGACGTCAAAGCGCTCGGCAAAAAAGGGCAAGTTGTCGACGTAGCCGAGGGCTACGCGCGCAACTTTTTGCTGCCCCGCAAGCTGGCCACCGAAGCCAGCAAGGGCGCGCTGACGGTGCTCGGCGAGCAAAAGGCGGCGCACGAGAAACGCGAAGCCCAGTCGCTCTCCGAAACTCGGGAACTGGCCGCGCTGTTGGAGAGCAAGCCGGTCGTCGTTCGCGCCAAGGCGGGCGAGACGGGCAGACTCTTCGGCGCCGTGACCACTGCCGACGTCGCTCGGGCGTTCGCCCAGACGTTCTCGGTGCCGGTCGATAAACATAAGATAGAGATGAAGACGGCCATCAAAGCGGTGGGCACCTATCCGATCGAGATTCGACTCGGAAGGAGCGTCGTTGCAAAAGCGACGGTGGACGTGGTCGCGGAGCCGGCGTGAGCGAGAATCCGTACGCCGTCCGGTTTCGCCGTAAATTCGGCAGCGAAGACGAGATGGGCCGCTATGTGTCGGCGCTGTACGACGTACTTGCCAACACGATCGGCGCAGACAAATTGGTGCTGCGCGCAGGGAAGATGAACGCCTTGAAGATGATGCGATCGGGCGCGCTGCCCGATCGTCTGTGCGCGCTGCAGCGGCTGGTCTTCGAAGACCCGACGCTCGAGCGCGTCACAGGCCGCGCCAACAGCCGGCGCGTCTTGGGCGAGATCGAAGAGCAACTGGCCGATCTGATCGCACAAAAGAACGTCGAAGATTCGATCGAGCACAAGATCAACGCCAAGATGATCGAGCGCCACCAGGATTACCTCAAGGATCTGAAGCTGGAAGCGCTGCGCGAAGACGCGGGCCCCGAAACCCCGGCCACGCAGAAGAAGCTCCAAGAGCTCGAGCAGCTCGAAGGCCGCGGACTGGCGGCCTCGGCGCTGCAACTGATGCGCCCGAACTCGCTGAAAGAGATCGTCGGACAAGACGCGGCCGTGCGTTCGCTGCTGGCCAAAATTTCGTCGCCCTACCCCCAGCACGTGATCCTGTACGGACCGCCCGGCGTCGGCAAGACGACGGTCGCGCGGCTGGCCCTGGAAGTTGCGAAGTCGCGCGCCTACACGCCGTTCGCCAAAGAGGGGCCCTTCATCGAAGCCAGCGGCACGACGCTGCGCTGGGATCCGCGCGAGACAACCAATCCGCTGCTGGGCAGCGTTCACGATCCCATCTATCAGGGCAGCCGTCGTGAGTTTGCGGATAGCGGCATCCCCGAACCGAAACTCGGCATGGTGACGCGCGCGCACGGCGGCGTGCTGTTCATCGACGAGATCGGCGAGATGGATCCGCTGCTGCAGACCAAGCTGCTCAAAGTGTTGGAAGACAAGCGCGTGACATTCGAATCGTCGTACTACGATGAAAGCGCCGCCAACGTTCCCGCGTACATAAAGAAACTTTTCCGCGAGGGCGCGCCGGCAGATTTCATCCTCATCGGCGCCACGACGCGCGAACCCGAAGATATCGATCCGGCGATCCGCTCGCGCGCCGCGGCGGTTTACTTTGAACCG from Candidatus Rubrimentiphilum sp. includes the following:
- the rplI gene encoding 50S ribosomal protein L9, giving the protein MRLILLSDVKALGKKGQVVDVAEGYARNFLLPRKLATEASKGALTVLGEQKAAHEKREAQSLSETRELAALLESKPVVVRAKAGETGRLFGAVTTADVARAFAQTFSVPVDKHKIEMKTAIKAVGTYPIEIRLGRSVVAKATVDVVAEPA
- the lonC gene encoding Lon family ATP-dependent protease produces the protein MSENPYAVRFRRKFGSEDEMGRYVSALYDVLANTIGADKLVLRAGKMNALKMMRSGALPDRLCALQRLVFEDPTLERVTGRANSRRVLGEIEEQLADLIAQKNVEDSIEHKINAKMIERHQDYLKDLKLEALREDAGPETPATQKKLQELEQLEGRGLAASALQLMRPNSLKEIVGQDAAVRSLLAKISSPYPQHVILYGPPGVGKTTVARLALEVAKSRAYTPFAKEGPFIEASGTTLRWDPRETTNPLLGSVHDPIYQGSRREFADSGIPEPKLGMVTRAHGGVLFIDEIGEMDPLLQTKLLKVLEDKRVTFESSYYDESAANVPAYIKKLFREGAPADFILIGATTREPEDIDPAIRSRAAAVYFEPLTQAQIVAIVGGAIKRLGAKAERRVPQLIASYTIEGRQAVQIVADAYGEAIYHAKRPRRGAKSAPVTITEEHVRSVVQAGRLVPHTLVRARPVREIGKTFGLGVLHYLGSIIEIEAVAFTTGAPGKGSVRFNDAAGKMAKDSVFNAAAVLRAVTGLDTANYDLHINVIGGGNIDGPSAGLAIFLALYSALTKTPLPQDVAMTGELSIQGKVRPVGGIVEKLYAARQAGMRAILVPKENVREIDRSLAGIEVIPIASVEQAFTALALHKKSTRQALVGRRST